In Gordonia sp. SL306, the genomic window GGAGACGGCCGCATGAGCACCTCGACAACCGCGTCGACCGTCGACACGCAGTCGCGACTGCCGACCAGAGGAGTGCTCTTCGACCTCGACGGCACACTGATCGACTCGCGGTTCGCGATCATCGAGGCCTACCGGGCGACCTTCGAGAACGAACTCGATCAACCGTTGCCTACCGAACTCGAGGACCCGAGCGCCATCATGGCGCCGCGCCCGCCGGAGATCTTCGCGCGGTACTCCGATCAGGAACCGCTCGAACTGGAGAAGGCGTACGGCCGCCACTACGAGACCGACGCATTCCGCCGTGTGACACCGTATCCGGGACTGCGCGACACGCTGGCCGAACTCGTGGGCCGCGGCATCACGGTCGGCATCGTCACCAACAAACGGATGAGTCGTGTCCGAACCGATTTCGATCATCTCGGCCTCGATGCGGAAATATTCGCGACCATCGTCACCGCCGACGACACCGCAGAACGTAAGCCGCATCCGGCACCTGTACTGCTCGGTCTGCAACTCAGTGGTGTCGATCCGGCACACGCGTGGTATGTCGGTGACGGGCCCCAGGACATCCGCTCCGGCGCCGCCGCAGGCACCGGGACCGTCGGGGCCGCTTACGGCTACTACGGACCCGAACGGCTCGCCGACCACCGGCCCGACCATCTACTGCACTCCCTGGGCGATCTGCTCGATCTCGTCTGACGCTGTCGCGCAGCGCTTCTCCCGATCCTGCCCACTGTGAGGTGTGGGCACTCACCGAACGGAATCACCATGACCCAAGTACTCCCTGCCCGAAACCGGGCGCTGACCTCGGTATCGGAGGTCGACCATCTGGTCGACTCCGAGGACATCAAGACCCGCAGACACAAGGTCATGCTCGTGCTCGGCCTCGCCGGGATCGCCTTCGAGGCCTATTTCCTGGCGGTCCTGAGCTCGGGCACCGCCCCCATGAGTGAGCAGCTGAATCTCGACGCGAACGGTGTCGGTCTGGTCAGCGCCTACGGCTATGTCGCCACGTTGATCGCGGCGGCGACGTGTGGTCTGCTTGCCGACCGTTACGGCCGCGTCAGGATCATGGTGGTGGCCAAGCTCATCGCGGTCGTCGCGGCGTTGTTGATGGCTGGTGCGCCGAGTTTCGCGATGCTGGTGCTGGCCCGCTGCATTGCGGGTGCGGCCTACGGCGTCGACCTCGGCGTGGCGATGGCCTACCTGTCGGAGAACCTGCCCAAGAGGCGTCAGTATCTGCTGAACTTCTGGCAGGCCCAGTGGTACATCTCCACAGTGGTGGCGCTGGTCATCGTGCTCTGCCTGTACCACCTCGACGTCGGTCTGAGTATCTGGCGCTGGGGTTTGGTCACCGCCGCGATCTTCGCCTTCGTCGTCGCGATCGCCCAGTGGACCCTCATGCTTGACAGCCCGCGCTGGCTGGCCAAGAAGGGTCGGCTCTCCGAACTGACCACGTCGTTGCAGAAGATGTATCGGATCTCCGCGACGTACCCGACCGGACATCTCGAGGCGGCCATCGAGGAGCCGAAGAAGGAACGCCGCTGGACCGAACTGTTCAGCGTTCGCTTCCGGGCACGCACCATCCTCGCCAACGTCGTCACCATGATGCAGGCCCTGCAGTACTACGCCGTCGCCTACTACCTCCCGGTCATCGCCCTGAGCCTGTTCGGGGAGAACTTCGGTGAGGCCACCTTCGGTTCCATTGTGTTCAACGTCTTCGGCATCGTCGGTGGTATCGCATCGATCTGGGTCGCATCGAAACTCGGCGCCAACGGTGCCGCGAAGTACGGCTTCCTCGCGGTAGCGGCGATGATCCTGATCCTCGGCGTCTTCTTCGACTCGCTGCCGATTCTCCTTGCCTTCCTGGTCCCGGCGATGTTCATCTTCTTCCACTCCGCCGGGCCGGGTGTGTCCGGACTGACGATGGCCGCCATGGCTTATCCGTCCGACCTGCGTGGCCGTGGCGGACAGCTGGCCACCATCTCGCAGAGCATAGGCGGCATCGTCGGCCTGTACGCCTTTCCCAGGATGTCCGAGTCGCTCGGACTGAGCACCACTATCACGATCTTTGTGGCGGTCCCGCTCATCGGAGCGGCGATCTGCATGCTGATCCGTTGGGAACCGTTCGACACCACTCATGACCTCAATGAGATCGCGGAAGCCGAGGGCGACATGGTCGTTCGTGAGGTGTCCGGGAAATGACCGGCAGTGACTCACCGCGCGTCGCGTTGGTCACCGGCGGCGGTCAGGGCCTGGGGCTCGCGATGGCCCGCCGCCTGGCCGCCGATGGTCTCGAGATCGTGATCGCCGACATCGACGCCGCCCGAACTGATCAGGCCGCCGCCGAGGTATCGGGCACGGCCATGGTCCTTGACGTCACCGACGACAGGTCGGTGCGCCGGGGGATCGATGCGGTGGCCGACCGGTTCGGACGCCTCGACGTCCTGATCAACAACGCGGGCATCATCTCACGGTCCAACGCAGAGGAGATCGACTCGGACCGATGGCTCCGGGAACTCGATGTCCACCTGGGTGGGACGATGCGATGCAGCAGACAGGCCTTTCCGCTGCTCCGGGAGGCGCCGGCCGCGGCCATTGTGAACCTCGCGTCAGTGGGTTCGACGTTCGGACTGCCGCACCGACTGGCCTACACCGCAGCGAAATCGGGCGTCACCGGGATCACCCGGACCCTCGCCGCCGAATGGGGTCCGTACGGGATCCGCGTCAACGCCGTGGCGCCCGGGTACATCGACACCGGGATGATGCGGTCCGGTCTGGAGTCGGGAACCCTCGACGAGGATCGGCTGCTGGATCGCACGCCACTGCGGCGCTTCGGACTGCCGGAGGAGATCGCCTCCGCCACCTCGTTCCTCGTCTCCGCCGATGCCTCCTTCGTCACCGGCACCGTCCTGCGCGTCGATGGCGGGATCACCATCGACGGCACATTCCACTCGGCCTCGGCCGACCTGACCAGAGAGGCTCCTTGAGACATGCTGGTGGACAACACAGTCGACACACCGTCGGCTACCACGCTTCGCGACACCGCGTATCGCCTGCGATCGGCGATGATGCGGATGGCCGCCGACAAGGGTGAGGGCTACATCGCGCAGGGGCTGGGCATCGCCGATCTCCTCGCGGTGATCTACTCGCGGCAACTGCGATTCGATCCCGAGAACCCCGACTGGGCCGGCCGCGACCGGTTCCTGATGTCGACCGGGCATTACTCGATCGCTCTATACGCGGTGCTCGCCGATCTCGGTGTCCTCACCGAGCAGCAGATCGATGACTACGGACTCAACGGGAGTGAGCTCCCGATGAGCACCTTCGACGAGACACCCGGCGTCGAGATCACCGGCGGTTCACTCGGGCACGGCCTCGGGCAGGCGGTCGGGATGGCGCTCGGACTCCGGCTCGACGGCGGCGACCAGCGGATCATCGTCGAGCTCTCCGACGGTGAGCTGCAAGAAGGTGCCACCTGGGAGTCGGCCATGTCGGCGTCGAGCTTCGGCCTCGGCAACCTGACCGCGGTCGTCGACTGCAACGGCATCCAGGCCGACGGTCCCATCGTGCTGAACATGGAACCGATCGCCGACAAGTGGCGGGCGTTCGGGTGGGCGGTGGAAGAGGTCGACGGCAACGACATCGACGCGATCACCAGCGCATTCGACGCCCTGGCCACTGCACCTGCGGACACCCCGCGGGTCCTGATCGCCCGCACCACACCAGGGACCGGGGTGCCGACCCTGGTCGCGAGGGAACGAGCACATTTTGTCCGGGTCGCCGACACCGAGTGGGCCGGACTCATCGCCGAACTGGAGGAGAACCGTGGCTGAGGTCAGGAACCGTGCGGGTGGCATGGGTGAGATCGCCGAGGTCGACGGGCCGTACGAACGCGCACCCTTCGGCAACGAGCTCGCCGAACTGGGCGCGCGGGACGAGCGGATCGTCGGGCTCAGCGCCGACATGTCGAAGTACTCCGACATCATCCCGTTCCGGGAACGGTTCCCGGAACGGTACTTCAACGCCGGGATGGCCGAGCAGAACGCGGTGATGATGGCGGCCGGATTGGCCAAGGTCGGCAAGATCGCCTTCTGCGCGACATACGCCGCCTTCCTCACCCGGCGCGCGCTCGACTTCATCGCGGTGTCGTGTGCGCACAGCAAGGCGGACGTGAAGATCGTCGCCGGCTCTCCCGGCCTCGTGAATCCCTATGGTGCGACCCATCAATCCCTAGAGGATCTGGTGGTGATGCGGTCGATCCCCGATCTCACCGTCATCGACCCATGCGATGCGGTCGAGCTGCGCCACGTGATTCGGGCGGCCGCCGAGACGCCGGGGACCTTTTACATCCGCAATCTGCGCGGCAAGGTGCCGGTAGTGTTCGACGAGAGCGATTTCCGGTTCGAGATCGGGCGTGCGCGGCTGCTCCGACCCGGTCGTGACGTCGCGGTGATCGGCACCGGCTTCATGACCGCACGCGCGCTGAAGGCCGCGGCGACCGCTGAGCGGCAGGGCATATCCGCGTCGGTCCTGCACGTGCCGACGATCAAACCGTTGGACACCGAAGCCATCGCCGCGGTCGCCGCGGATTCCGGCCGGGTGATCGTGGTGGAGAACGGGCTCCGCTCGGGAGGCCTCGGTACCGCGGTGGTCGAGACGCTGGCCGACCGCGGAATCTCTGTCCCGGTGATGCGCATCGGCCTCGGCGACCGATTCCACCCGTGTGGATCCCAGTCCTACAACGAGACGCTGTTCGGGCTGGACGAGGACGCGATCACCCGCGCGGTCATCACCGGCGAATGGCCGCACACATGAGCGCGATCCTCGACGGCGTCGGCGTCGAACGCGCGGCCCGCAGGTTCGCGGCGCCTCAGCAGTACGTGCAGGGGCCTGGAGTGTTCGACAAGCTCGGCGCGATCGTCGCCGAACACGGCGCCCGCCCGGTCGTGGTGATCGACGCCGACATCGTGGAGCTACTCGGCGCACGTCTGACCGCGTCGATGGAGTCGGCCCCGCTCGCGCACCAGGTCGTGCCGTATCGGGGGCCGGTGACCCGCGGCCACATCGCGGCCACCGTCGACCGCGTCGCGACCGGTTTCGGCGACGTCATCGTCGGTGTGGGTGGAGGCAAGGCCCTCGATGTCGCGAAGGGCGTCGCCCACCGGCTCGAGCGCCCGATGATCTCGGTCCCGACGACGGCGTCCAATGACGGCCCGACGGCGAGCATCTACGCGCTCTACGACGACGAGGGCCGTTTGTCGGAACTCGGCAGACTGCCGAGCAACCCGGCCGCGGTGGTCGTCGACACCGAGGTCATCGCGAACGCCCCGATCCGGTTCCTGGTGTCGGGAATCGGGGACGCGTTGTCCAAGAAGTTCGAGGCACGGTCCTGCGCGCGGGGTCGCGGTGTCACAACCCAGGGGACCCGACCGCTGATCATCGGTGAGGTGATCGCGGACGGTTGCTCGCGAGTGCTGTTGCGTGACGGTGTGGCCGCGATCCGCGATGTCGTGGGCGGTCGGGTCACGGCTGAGGTCGAAGCCGTCGTCGAAGCAGTGATCCTGTTGTCGGGCATCGGATACGAGAACGGTGGTCTGTCGATCGCGCACTGTATGACACGCGGGCTCCAGGTCGGGCGCGGATCATCGAAGCACCTCCACGGGTTCCACGTCGCCTACGGGCTCCTGGTGCAACTCGCGCTCGAGAACGACCCCGAGGTCGACCGGCGCGAGATCCGCGACTTCCTGACCGAAGTCGGCCTGCCGACGTCGCTCGCAGACCTCGATATGCCGTCCCCGACGAGCGAGGAGATCGCCGCTCTCGGCGCCGCTGCCGCCGCGGCCCCCCATGTGGCAAACACGTGGGTCGACGCGTCCGCCGCACGTATCGCCGCGGCCATCGACGACGTGGAACGGGAGGCGGCCTCAGATGGCATCTGAGGATCGACCCGTGCCCCCGGTACCTGCGGAGTTCACTTTCTCGGCACTGAGCCCCGCGACGTTTCTGGACCGGGCGGCGCACGTCTTCGCGGACCGGATCGCCATCGTCGACGGTGATCGGCGGTTCACCTACTCCGACTTCCATCGGCGCGTCGACAGGCTCACGTCCGCCCTGGAGGGCCTGGGGATCGGCTCCGGAGATCGGGTCGCGGCTCTGTGCGCCAACAGCCACGTGATGCTGGAGTTGCACAATGCCGTTCCGGCGCACGGATCGGTGTTGGTGCCG contains:
- a CDS encoding transketolase family protein; this translates as MAEVRNRAGGMGEIAEVDGPYERAPFGNELAELGARDERIVGLSADMSKYSDIIPFRERFPERYFNAGMAEQNAVMMAAGLAKVGKIAFCATYAAFLTRRALDFIAVSCAHSKADVKIVAGSPGLVNPYGATHQSLEDLVVMRSIPDLTVIDPCDAVELRHVIRAAAETPGTFYIRNLRGKVPVVFDESDFRFEIGRARLLRPGRDVAVIGTGFMTARALKAAATAERQGISASVLHVPTIKPLDTEAIAAVAADSGRVIVVENGLRSGGLGTAVVETLADRGISVPVMRIGLGDRFHPCGSQSYNETLFGLDEDAITRAVITGEWPHT
- a CDS encoding iron-containing alcohol dehydrogenase, with the translated sequence MAAHMSAILDGVGVERAARRFAAPQQYVQGPGVFDKLGAIVAEHGARPVVVIDADIVELLGARLTASMESAPLAHQVVPYRGPVTRGHIAATVDRVATGFGDVIVGVGGGKALDVAKGVAHRLERPMISVPTTASNDGPTASIYALYDDEGRLSELGRLPSNPAAVVVDTEVIANAPIRFLVSGIGDALSKKFEARSCARGRGVTTQGTRPLIIGEVIADGCSRVLLRDGVAAIRDVVGGRVTAEVEAVVEAVILLSGIGYENGGLSIAHCMTRGLQVGRGSSKHLHGFHVAYGLLVQLALENDPEVDRREIRDFLTEVGLPTSLADLDMPSPTSEEIAALGAAAAAAPHVANTWVDASAARIAAAIDDVEREAASDGI
- a CDS encoding SDR family NAD(P)-dependent oxidoreductase; its protein translation is MTGSDSPRVALVTGGGQGLGLAMARRLAADGLEIVIADIDAARTDQAAAEVSGTAMVLDVTDDRSVRRGIDAVADRFGRLDVLINNAGIISRSNAEEIDSDRWLRELDVHLGGTMRCSRQAFPLLREAPAAAIVNLASVGSTFGLPHRLAYTAAKSGVTGITRTLAAEWGPYGIRVNAVAPGYIDTGMMRSGLESGTLDEDRLLDRTPLRRFGLPEEIASATSFLVSADASFVTGTVLRVDGGITIDGTFHSASADLTREAP
- a CDS encoding MFS transporter, which translates into the protein MTQVLPARNRALTSVSEVDHLVDSEDIKTRRHKVMLVLGLAGIAFEAYFLAVLSSGTAPMSEQLNLDANGVGLVSAYGYVATLIAAATCGLLADRYGRVRIMVVAKLIAVVAALLMAGAPSFAMLVLARCIAGAAYGVDLGVAMAYLSENLPKRRQYLLNFWQAQWYISTVVALVIVLCLYHLDVGLSIWRWGLVTAAIFAFVVAIAQWTLMLDSPRWLAKKGRLSELTTSLQKMYRISATYPTGHLEAAIEEPKKERRWTELFSVRFRARTILANVVTMMQALQYYAVAYYLPVIALSLFGENFGEATFGSIVFNVFGIVGGIASIWVASKLGANGAAKYGFLAVAAMILILGVFFDSLPILLAFLVPAMFIFFHSAGPGVSGLTMAAMAYPSDLRGRGGQLATISQSIGGIVGLYAFPRMSESLGLSTTITIFVAVPLIGAAICMLIRWEPFDTTHDLNEIAEAEGDMVVREVSGK
- a CDS encoding HAD family hydrolase, coding for MSTSTTASTVDTQSRLPTRGVLFDLDGTLIDSRFAIIEAYRATFENELDQPLPTELEDPSAIMAPRPPEIFARYSDQEPLELEKAYGRHYETDAFRRVTPYPGLRDTLAELVGRGITVGIVTNKRMSRVRTDFDHLGLDAEIFATIVTADDTAERKPHPAPVLLGLQLSGVDPAHAWYVGDGPQDIRSGAAAGTGTVGAAYGYYGPERLADHRPDHLLHSLGDLLDLV
- a CDS encoding transketolase — protein: MLVDNTVDTPSATTLRDTAYRLRSAMMRMAADKGEGYIAQGLGIADLLAVIYSRQLRFDPENPDWAGRDRFLMSTGHYSIALYAVLADLGVLTEQQIDDYGLNGSELPMSTFDETPGVEITGGSLGHGLGQAVGMALGLRLDGGDQRIIVELSDGELQEGATWESAMSASSFGLGNLTAVVDCNGIQADGPIVLNMEPIADKWRAFGWAVEEVDGNDIDAITSAFDALATAPADTPRVLIARTTPGTGVPTLVARERAHFVRVADTEWAGLIAELEENRG